The Paraphotobacterium marinum genome contains a region encoding:
- a CDS encoding class I adenylate cyclase: MLGYIERVSKKVTQLNNERMEKSRLMMPKSAQQILDLIPLFLHYNDSFMPCYVSDCVPSGVWKFQANAEQLKYIERFIQFDIESDLSADDKELTPSIIGIYSMGSTGSMGQSLTSDLDIWVCVDNSMTELEINLLNDKCNLISKWASALNIEVTFFIIKQNRFRKLSSESVDGENCGSSQHFLLLDEFYRSSICLAGKKILWHVIPPDMESCYDEYIEKLQEKKIISLKDWIDFGPLNKISPSEYFGANLWHLYKSIDSPYKSVLKAILLETYSWEYPHTELLSSKLKKMIHSKQDIDYKFDAYYLMLSKATTYLKVKNDSFRLDLIRRCFYLKTHEKLSQINSIQSVAWRKAILKKLSYRWDWKSDLIQELDSRKSWKIENVKKMHDMLLQSLMTSYRELMKFARKNNINSVISPEDISVLSRKLYASFEVLPGKVSLLNPQITSDLAEENLLFISSKSHMKGWHLYKSSLKPNELIGKLSLESNSYLSKLLAWSYFNGLLINETNIFLRDVYHDLNQIKLLQAINDLKNTFELDFEKTSLESLRGPCEIKELMIMINFEEDPTSKLDTKLIDTNFTNENFLSYGEHKISLVGSIDLIYKNSWNEIRTLNFTGYNSILLALKTLLGKMHNEASHPRQIDVYCYSQNLTSHLRNYVFQLVSECINMRLSTKYSSMKKQFKTLSICHKIYGLFFEAKGVTVKPLENPIDFYADISANKLKKQFDHKNILINQLNAPNVVHSFASEGLVQCFFEDCDIGFNIYILDENNKVEAYYQNTGNKNELINGMNKFYASEKNVHYETTINFNLPQFYNIIQNTEGELHIVPFKSSNSN; encoded by the coding sequence ACTATAATGATTCTTTTATGCCATGCTATGTATCAGACTGTGTCCCATCAGGTGTTTGGAAATTTCAAGCTAATGCAGAGCAACTCAAATATATAGAACGTTTCATTCAGTTTGACATAGAATCAGATTTATCTGCTGATGATAAAGAACTAACCCCAAGCATTATTGGAATTTACTCAATGGGTAGTACTGGATCTATGGGGCAAAGCTTAACTAGTGATCTTGATATCTGGGTTTGTGTAGATAATTCAATGACAGAACTTGAAATTAATTTACTTAATGATAAATGTAACTTAATTTCAAAATGGGCATCAGCGCTAAATATCGAGGTAACTTTTTTTATAATTAAACAGAATAGATTTAGGAAATTATCTTCGGAGTCAGTGGATGGTGAGAATTGTGGCTCTAGTCAACACTTTTTGTTGTTGGATGAATTTTATCGTTCATCAATATGCTTAGCTGGAAAAAAAATACTTTGGCATGTGATACCTCCAGATATGGAGAGCTGTTATGATGAGTATATAGAAAAACTACAAGAAAAAAAAATTATTAGCTTAAAAGATTGGATTGATTTTGGTCCCTTGAATAAAATTTCTCCATCAGAATATTTTGGTGCAAATTTATGGCATCTCTATAAGAGTATTGACTCTCCATATAAATCCGTATTAAAAGCAATTTTATTAGAGACTTATTCATGGGAATACCCACATACTGAATTATTAAGTAGTAAGCTTAAAAAAATGATACATTCAAAACAAGATATTGATTATAAATTTGATGCTTATTATCTAATGTTAAGTAAAGCAACAACATATCTCAAAGTTAAAAATGATTCATTTAGGTTGGATTTGATTAGAAGATGTTTTTATCTGAAAACCCACGAAAAATTATCACAGATTAATTCTATTCAGTCAGTAGCATGGCGAAAAGCTATCTTAAAGAAGCTATCCTATCGCTGGGATTGGAAATCAGATTTAATTCAAGAGTTAGATTCGCGTAAATCATGGAAGATTGAAAATGTAAAAAAAATGCATGATATGTTATTACAGTCATTAATGACGAGTTATCGAGAGTTGATGAAGTTTGCAAGAAAAAATAATATTAATTCCGTTATTAGTCCAGAAGACATAAGTGTGCTATCACGAAAGCTTTATGCAAGTTTTGAAGTTCTTCCTGGAAAAGTTTCACTGTTAAACCCTCAGATTACTTCAGATCTTGCAGAAGAAAACTTACTCTTTATCTCATCTAAGTCACATATGAAAGGTTGGCATTTATACAAAAGCTCACTAAAACCAAATGAGTTGATTGGTAAATTATCGTTAGAATCAAATTCATATTTAAGCAAACTTTTAGCTTGGTCATACTTTAATGGTTTATTAATAAATGAAACTAACATTTTCTTGCGAGATGTTTATCATGACTTGAATCAAATTAAGCTTTTACAGGCAATAAATGATTTGAAAAATACATTTGAACTAGACTTTGAAAAAACTTCTTTGGAGTCTTTGAGAGGTCCATGTGAAATCAAAGAGTTAATGATAATGATAAATTTTGAGGAAGACCCCACCTCTAAATTAGACACAAAACTAATAGATACTAATTTTACGAATGAGAATTTCCTGAGTTATGGTGAGCACAAAATTAGTTTAGTTGGAAGTATTGATTTAATCTATAAAAATTCATGGAACGAAATTAGAACACTTAATTTTACAGGATATAATTCTATTTTGTTAGCTCTTAAAACATTATTAGGTAAAATGCACAATGAAGCAAGCCACCCAAGACAAATTGATGTATATTGTTATAGTCAAAATTTGACGTCTCATTTAAGAAATTACGTTTTTCAGTTAGTCTCGGAATGCATTAATATGAGGCTAAGTACCAAATATAGTTCTATGAAGAAACAATTTAAAACACTTTCCATTTGTCATAAAATTTATGGATTATTTTTTGAGGCTAAAGGTGTTACTGTTAAACCTTTAGAAAATCCTATCGATTTTTATGCAGATATTTCAGCCAATAAGTTAAAAAAACAATTTGATCATAAAAATATACTAATAAACCAATTAAATGCACCTAATGTTGTACATTCTTTTGCAAGTGAAGGTCTGGTTCAATGTTTTTTTGAAGATTGTGATATCGGTTTTAATATTTATATTTTAGATGAGAATAACAAAGTTGAGGCATATTATCAAAATACAGGAAACAAAAATGAATTGATTAATGGAATGAATAAATTTTATGCTTCAGAGAAAAATGTTCATTATGAGACTACAATTAATTTTAATCTCCCTCAATTTTATAATATTATACAAAATACAGAAGGAGAGCTTCATATTGTTCCTTTTAAAAGTAGTAACTCAAACTAA
- the cyaY gene encoding iron donor protein CyaY, with protein MDNTTYLNLAEKAFEQIIELIESINDDVEYEINGNILSLEFESGYEIIINKQEAMKEIWLASTKGGFHFAFTDGHWYSSKDSIDLLTKIREELKNN; from the coding sequence ATGGATAATACAACCTATTTAAATCTTGCTGAAAAGGCATTTGAGCAAATAATAGAATTAATTGAATCTATCAATGATGATGTAGAGTATGAAATAAATGGCAATATATTATCATTGGAGTTTGAGAGTGGTTATGAAATTATAATTAATAAACAAGAAGCAATGAAGGAAATTTGGTTAGCATCAACAAAAGGTGGATTCCATTTTGCTTTTACAGATGGACATTGGTACTCGTCAAAAGATTCAATCGACTTACTTACAAAAATAAGAGAGGAGCTCAAAAATAATTAG
- the lptM gene encoding LPS translocon maturation chaperone LptM: MKFLVIMFTLISLLFLSGCGNTGPLYQPDKNNDKKQSKDSFLLY, translated from the coding sequence ATGAAATTTTTAGTTATAATGTTTACTTTAATATCTTTATTGTTTTTATCCGGTTGTGGTAATACAGGGCCCCTTTATCAACCAGATAAAAACAATGACAAAAAGCAATCAAAAGATAGTTTTTTGTTATATTGA